In Aliamphritea ceti, a single window of DNA contains:
- a CDS encoding methyltransferase family protein: MTANPDKQFDPDNDQRGPGVRVPPPLMVAGSILLGMGLNLIIPLTLSSVVYWPGVSVMAAAVLLALVCALQFLRAKTHIEPWQPTSRIIITGVYRFSRNPIYLAMFMFQIGLGLWLANGWILLCVSLTLRLLSHFVIRKEEAYLLAKFGAEYQAYMQQVRRWF, encoded by the coding sequence ATGACTGCCAATCCAGATAAGCAGTTTGATCCTGATAACGATCAACGTGGGCCGGGAGTTCGGGTGCCACCACCTTTGATGGTTGCAGGTTCGATATTACTGGGGATGGGACTGAACCTTATCATTCCGTTAACGCTGAGCTCTGTAGTGTATTGGCCGGGTGTAAGCGTGATGGCTGCCGCTGTGTTACTAGCATTGGTATGTGCCTTGCAGTTTTTGCGGGCAAAAACCCATATAGAGCCCTGGCAGCCAACCAGCCGGATTATTATCACGGGTGTTTATCGGTTTTCCCGTAACCCAATTTATCTGGCGATGTTTATGTTTCAGATTGGCCTTGGATTATGGCTGGCCAATGGTTGGATTTTGCTCTGTGTCAGTCTGACCTTACGGTTGTTGTCGCACTTTGTCATTCGTAAAGAAGAAGCTTATTTGCTGGCTAAGTTTGGTGCTGAGTATCAGGCTTATATGCAGCAGGTACGTCGCTGGTTCTGA
- a CDS encoding Rieske 2Fe-2S domain-containing protein: protein MTTTNTTSRPCGTNSGTDDTQELIYQSHESSKSELHDQWYSDWIFASHSSQIPANGDYITVQAGHYPVILVRNNDAEIVALNNSCRHRGSRVCQQDKGNAPNLVCPYHQWTYDLNGQLVFARNMMDEINIDEFPLKKFAVAEHDGFVFVHLTDEDAVFAGVDDSFKKTLSDLSLSDIDQWSSAADYRQQVDAHWDEAESFVNDAAECLYSGKSISIWQAPDHIAIIRQIPLNLYQTEISIQCLVAADSVMGRDYHDQALMEQWGVTDYQSSIIVTTETDPDEQHQANMEFAEKYGLEAPVLRHNDMDYNDMFSEHRTWDSSAQELVCTMVVDETENVKTYTFKTDGNSWFKFKPGQFVTLSLPTEDGPVLRTYTISSTPSRPFSLSVTVKVQPDSTGTRWLFENVKPGDILKAYGPAGEFSFFNQPSDKYLFISAGSGITPMMSMTRWMFDYGYDMDVNFISCVNTPQDILFREELENVAGRCPNFRLSWVCAEDTKYNAWTGLRGRFNKLILGLTAPDYMDRDVYCCGPAPFMKAVRDALDASGFDMARYHEESFGAPDTSNQEDQFPDGAEIVHVNFGKSDKSREVSQRETLLDAAKAADIAIPSACGFGVCGTCKVKVVSGETHMVHSGGISQKEIDQGYVLACCTNPITNTEIAL, encoded by the coding sequence ATGACAACAACTAATACGACAAGCCGCCCTTGTGGTACTAATAGCGGAACTGATGACACTCAGGAGCTGATCTACCAAAGCCATGAAAGTTCTAAGTCAGAACTGCATGATCAGTGGTACAGCGACTGGATTTTTGCCAGCCATAGCAGCCAGATTCCTGCTAATGGTGACTACATCACGGTTCAGGCTGGTCACTATCCGGTTATTTTAGTCCGTAATAATGATGCTGAAATCGTTGCCCTGAATAATAGCTGTCGGCATCGTGGTTCACGGGTTTGCCAGCAGGATAAGGGTAATGCGCCTAATTTGGTGTGTCCTTATCATCAGTGGACTTACGATCTGAACGGCCAGCTGGTTTTTGCCCGCAACATGATGGATGAAATCAACATTGATGAGTTTCCGCTGAAGAAGTTTGCGGTTGCTGAACATGATGGTTTTGTTTTTGTACACCTGACAGATGAAGACGCGGTATTTGCAGGCGTCGATGATTCCTTTAAGAAGACGCTGTCTGATTTATCCTTGTCTGATATCGATCAGTGGAGCTCTGCTGCGGATTACCGTCAGCAAGTTGATGCGCACTGGGATGAAGCTGAAAGCTTTGTTAATGATGCTGCTGAATGCCTGTATAGCGGTAAAAGTATTAGCATCTGGCAGGCACCGGATCATATCGCCATTATTCGTCAGATCCCGTTAAACCTGTATCAGACTGAAATTTCGATTCAGTGTCTGGTAGCTGCAGATTCAGTTATGGGCCGTGATTATCATGACCAGGCATTGATGGAGCAGTGGGGCGTTACTGACTACCAGTCCAGCATTATTGTAACGACTGAAACTGACCCTGATGAGCAACATCAGGCGAATATGGAATTCGCTGAAAAGTACGGTCTGGAAGCACCTGTCCTTCGTCATAACGACATGGACTACAACGACATGTTCTCTGAACACCGTACCTGGGATAGCAGTGCCCAGGAACTGGTGTGCACCATGGTGGTGGATGAGACCGAGAACGTTAAGACCTATACTTTTAAAACAGATGGCAACAGCTGGTTTAAGTTCAAGCCAGGTCAGTTTGTGACTTTGTCACTGCCAACTGAAGACGGTCCTGTTCTGCGTACGTATACGATTTCATCAACACCTTCACGGCCGTTCTCTTTGTCTGTCACTGTAAAAGTGCAGCCAGATAGCACAGGTACCCGCTGGTTGTTCGAAAACGTTAAGCCTGGCGATATTTTGAAGGCCTATGGCCCAGCAGGTGAGTTCAGCTTCTTTAATCAGCCATCAGATAAGTATCTGTTCATCTCTGCGGGTTCAGGCATCACGCCAATGATGTCTATGACACGCTGGATGTTCGATTACGGTTACGACATGGATGTGAACTTCATCAGCTGTGTGAATACACCGCAGGACATTCTGTTCCGTGAAGAGCTGGAGAATGTAGCAGGACGTTGTCCTAACTTCCGTCTGAGCTGGGTGTGTGCTGAAGATACTAAGTACAACGCCTGGACCGGCTTACGTGGTCGCTTCAATAAGTTGATTCTGGGTCTGACGGCTCCGGATTATATGGACCGTGACGTATATTGCTGCGGACCTGCACCTTTCATGAAAGCGGTTCGGGATGCACTGGATGCATCCGGTTTCGACATGGCTCGTTACCACGAAGAAAGCTTCGGTGCGCCGGATACCTCTAATCAGGAAGATCAGTTCCCGGATGGCGCAGAAATCGTGCACGTTAACTTCGGCAAGTCTGATAAGAGCCGTGAAGTTAGCCAGCGTGAAACGCTTCTGGATGCTGCTAAAGCTGCAGATATCGCCATTCCGAGTGCCTGTGGCTTCGGTGTATGTGGTACCTGTAAGGTTAAAGTCGTTTCCGGCGAAACCCACATGGTTCACAGTGGCGGTATCAGCCAGAAGGAAATCGATCAGGGCTATGTACTGGCATGCTGTACTAACCCGATTACCAATACTGAAATTGCGCTGTAG
- a CDS encoding mechanosensitive ion channel family protein, protein MLKQSLSLYSVSGIQLLRTLLLRNLLSRTLLSRTLLSRTLLSQFRMSLGLAMVLVFSLMVNVQAAATSTAEPQLPETLTKESVSGFLAELSDKEVRSLLNKQLQGLAEKSAEGKQSLSEGFTSGIINTRDHLHNAIQRLLDLPQSLSVVGNELGDAFGDFFAVIWFAGLVAMILAAAYVVAVIALRILPARYRLPEDDGSIVPFAVKLKLLGRQFVLANIGLLIFYSLAETLIMLSVSNSTAMMTAVAILDYVYIARVAYVLMSVFLAPCHGHLRMINLPDRDASRMVYQGVVLALLATSSIVLEWSWHLGLKPFEAGLGFWLEFCFYLALLWIVWSNRQTFTAMLLLQNEQSSPSRIRFAEFWPKVVMIAVVLTWVSLQVIIANGGFSLEVIYAAVVTLVIFLVVPFFDVAIRAMIESLYPLHLNDSAEESESEAVIDGADADVDDTEADNETAEESWAQEAMMRGEVQVSALRVTRFLLASLILIILPLLWGVSYVDLASQGISARIAASLVESTVLLLLAMIAAQVIDVLVKRKLAMELPSGGDEHDSEGGQGLSRAATLLPIVRIIAFVLIFVSSLFAILSSLGVNTTPLLAGAGVVGLAIGFGAQTLVKDIVSGMFFLIDDAFRMGEYVDVGEIKGTVEKIALRSLRLRHHLGALHTVPYGDIARLTNYSRDWVIMKLRFRVPHDTDINKVKKLFKNLGKELLNDPVIGKDFIEPFKSQGVLEVDEVGMVIRGKFTCKPGGQFMIRKEVYAQVQRIFAENGIEFARRKVEVQMPEHATEQDRERAVAAASEAIQSSQSADAAKPA, encoded by the coding sequence ATGCTGAAGCAATCTCTATCCCTATATTCTGTGTCGGGTATTCAGTTGTTACGCACCTTGTTGTTACGAAACTTGTTGTCACGAACTTTGTTGTCACGAACTTTGTTGTCACGAACTTTGTTGTCGCAGTTCCGGATGTCTCTGGGTCTGGCCATGGTTCTGGTGTTCAGTCTGATGGTAAATGTTCAGGCAGCAGCAACATCAACTGCTGAACCTCAGTTGCCCGAGACACTGACAAAAGAAAGTGTCAGTGGTTTTTTGGCAGAATTGTCGGATAAAGAAGTTCGTAGTCTGTTGAATAAACAGCTGCAGGGGCTGGCAGAGAAGTCTGCTGAAGGTAAGCAGAGTCTGTCTGAGGGATTTACCTCCGGGATTATTAATACCCGGGATCATTTGCATAATGCGATACAGCGATTGCTGGATTTACCACAAAGTTTATCGGTTGTTGGTAATGAGTTAGGTGACGCATTCGGTGATTTTTTTGCGGTCATCTGGTTTGCGGGGCTGGTCGCTATGATTCTTGCTGCTGCTTACGTTGTTGCGGTCATTGCGTTGCGGATATTACCCGCCCGCTATCGTTTACCGGAAGATGACGGCAGCATAGTGCCGTTTGCGGTTAAATTAAAATTGCTTGGGCGACAATTTGTTCTGGCTAATATTGGCCTACTGATATTTTACAGCCTGGCTGAAACCTTGATTATGTTATCTGTTAGTAACAGTACTGCGATGATGACGGCTGTTGCCATTCTGGATTACGTGTATATCGCCCGGGTTGCTTACGTGTTGATGTCAGTGTTTCTGGCGCCTTGTCATGGTCATTTGCGGATGATCAATCTACCTGACCGTGACGCATCGCGAATGGTGTATCAGGGTGTTGTGCTTGCCTTGCTGGCGACCAGCAGCATTGTGCTGGAATGGAGTTGGCATCTGGGTCTTAAGCCATTCGAGGCCGGCCTTGGTTTCTGGCTGGAGTTCTGTTTTTACCTGGCCTTGCTATGGATTGTCTGGAGTAACCGCCAAACATTTACGGCGATGTTGTTATTGCAAAATGAGCAAAGCAGCCCGTCGCGGATCAGATTTGCGGAGTTTTGGCCCAAGGTAGTTATGATTGCTGTGGTACTTACCTGGGTAAGTTTGCAGGTGATAATCGCCAACGGTGGTTTTAGTTTAGAGGTCATCTACGCGGCTGTTGTGACACTGGTGATCTTTCTTGTAGTGCCTTTCTTTGATGTGGCTATCCGCGCAATGATTGAGTCTTTGTATCCTTTGCATCTTAATGATTCAGCTGAAGAGTCCGAAAGCGAAGCTGTAATTGATGGTGCTGATGCCGATGTTGATGATACAGAGGCAGATAATGAAACGGCTGAGGAAAGCTGGGCGCAGGAAGCAATGATGCGCGGTGAAGTACAGGTAAGTGCTTTGCGGGTAACCCGGTTTTTGTTAGCGAGTTTAATTTTGATTATTTTGCCGCTGTTGTGGGGCGTCAGTTATGTAGATCTGGCGAGTCAGGGCATCAGTGCGCGTATTGCCGCCAGCCTGGTTGAGTCTACCGTGCTGTTACTATTGGCGATGATTGCTGCTCAGGTTATTGATGTATTGGTGAAACGTAAGCTGGCGATGGAATTGCCATCCGGTGGTGATGAACATGATTCAGAAGGTGGTCAGGGTTTGTCCCGCGCAGCTACATTGTTGCCGATTGTACGGATCATTGCGTTTGTACTGATTTTTGTCAGCTCACTGTTTGCGATTCTTAGCAGCCTGGGTGTTAATACTACACCGCTACTCGCAGGTGCTGGTGTGGTCGGTCTGGCGATTGGTTTTGGCGCTCAGACGCTGGTGAAAGACATTGTTTCAGGTATGTTCTTCCTGATAGATGATGCGTTCCGGATGGGGGAGTACGTGGATGTGGGCGAGATAAAAGGAACTGTCGAAAAGATTGCCTTACGCTCATTACGCTTGCGGCATCATTTGGGTGCATTACATACAGTGCCTTATGGTGATATTGCCAGGCTAACTAATTACAGTCGTGACTGGGTAATCATGAAACTGCGCTTTCGGGTGCCGCATGATACCGACATTAATAAAGTGAAGAAGCTGTTTAAGAACCTGGGTAAAGAGTTGCTGAATGATCCGGTTATAGGTAAAGATTTTATCGAGCCATTCAAGAGCCAGGGCGTTCTTGAAGTGGATGAAGTCGGTATGGTGATACGGGGTAAGTTTACCTGTAAGCCCGGTGGTCAGTTTATGATTCGTAAAGAAGTGTACGCGCAGGTACAGCGTATATTTGCTGAAAACGGTATTGAATTTGCTCGCCGTAAAGTAGAGGTTCAGATGCCGGAGCACGCAACTGAACAGGACAGAGAGCGGGCTGTGGCCGCTGCCAGTGAAGCGATTCAGAGCAGTCAGTCTGCGGATGCAGCTAAGCCAGCGTAA
- a CDS encoding MATE family efflux transporter translates to MHQNQYSSVSSPSAGNEAKAILNLAVPLAVAHIAMVGMEVIDTIVAGQYSAQDLAGLAMGGNIWLILVLFMVGVLGAVLPRMARFHGADDKDNVVGEIQQGLILSVSLGFMMTALSWIIPGWLPALGAGEAETAIAQGYLKIIGLGFPAIGVFIVIMNLLESHSLTRFIALSSLCILPLNLLLDYVFVFGIGPFEGMGGVGCAITSASLYAVWTIALCVYAVKHPKLKAYRFYKRWPGIDVARIKAILGLGLPIGLMLLAEEGYFNISALLIAPLGVSSMGAHQITIQVAALVLMVGLCIGQATAIRASQSIGRQDTAGVSQQLSAGLGMIVVFSLVSGLLIMFWHQKVPALFVRDATVIALSAAMLVFAPLFFFFDALQVWCIQVLRGFQDTRMPMVIQLTAYWVIGFPLGYSLGLTDIWGEQYGVFGFWAGFMCGVLLSALFQSRRLYRMVRTKGWLAGA, encoded by the coding sequence ATGCATCAGAATCAATATTCCTCAGTCTCTTCTCCTTCTGCCGGTAACGAAGCGAAAGCTATTTTAAACCTTGCTGTACCACTGGCGGTTGCGCATATCGCCATGGTTGGTATGGAGGTGATCGACACTATCGTTGCCGGACAATACAGTGCACAAGATCTCGCCGGCCTGGCGATGGGCGGTAATATCTGGCTGATTCTGGTGTTGTTTATGGTGGGCGTACTGGGCGCAGTATTGCCCCGTATGGCGCGGTTCCATGGGGCAGACGATAAAGACAATGTTGTTGGAGAGATTCAGCAGGGGCTGATTTTGTCAGTCAGTCTTGGTTTCATGATGACAGCACTGAGCTGGATTATTCCGGGCTGGCTTCCGGCTCTGGGAGCAGGTGAGGCTGAAACTGCTATTGCGCAAGGCTACCTGAAAATTATTGGTTTGGGGTTTCCGGCAATAGGCGTGTTCATCGTGATTATGAACTTGCTTGAAAGCCACAGTCTGACCCGCTTTATCGCACTGAGCAGTTTGTGTATTTTGCCTCTGAATTTGTTACTTGATTACGTGTTTGTATTTGGTATCGGGCCTTTTGAAGGAATGGGTGGTGTGGGCTGTGCGATTACTTCGGCATCCTTATATGCTGTGTGGACGATTGCACTCTGTGTTTATGCGGTGAAGCATCCTAAGTTGAAAGCTTACCGTTTTTATAAACGCTGGCCGGGTATTGATGTAGCGCGTATCAAAGCAATACTTGGCCTGGGTTTGCCAATAGGTTTGATGCTGCTGGCAGAAGAGGGCTACTTCAATATATCAGCTCTACTGATTGCACCGCTGGGCGTCAGCTCTATGGGTGCACATCAGATTACTATTCAGGTGGCAGCACTGGTGCTGATGGTAGGGCTCTGTATTGGTCAGGCGACCGCCATTCGGGCTTCGCAAAGCATTGGTCGTCAGGATACTGCTGGTGTTAGTCAGCAGTTGAGTGCGGGCCTGGGAATGATTGTAGTCTTCAGCCTGGTGTCCGGTTTGCTGATTATGTTCTGGCATCAAAAGGTACCAGCATTGTTTGTACGGGATGCCACTGTTATCGCGTTATCTGCTGCTATGTTGGTGTTCGCACCGTTATTTTTCTTTTTCGATGCACTGCAAGTCTGGTGTATTCAGGTATTGCGTGGATTTCAGGATACCCGCATGCCGATGGTGATTCAGCTCACTGCGTACTGGGTAATAGGGTTTCCGCTTGGTTACAGCTTAGGCCTGACGGATATCTGGGGAGAGCAATACGGCGTGTTTGGATTTTGGGCTGGCTTTATGTGCGGTGTGTTGCTCAGTGCATTATTTCAGTCACGCCGTTTGTACCGTATGGTGCGTACTAAGGGCTGGCTGGCTGGCGCTTAA
- a CDS encoding integron integrase, translated as MAKSKLLEQVRQEIRLRGYSIRTEKTYITWIKRYIYFHQLSHPASMGTDEVRSFLSWLANERHVAVNTQKTALNALAFLYHQVLSIQLGDIGFTHAKQHRRLPTVLSRSEISLILQQLHPPYRLIFSLLYGSGLRITECLRLRVQDINFNDASLTVRDGKGGKDRKTLLSRNLSEPLNDCIKTSLRIQALDNQQGLGPSLPHALGRKYPNAYRQPAWMFLFPSQSLCPHPITGEVCRHHLHDSTPRKALKTAVRKAGILNKRISCHTFRHSFATHLLQSGRDIRTVQELLGHSDVSTTQIYTHVLGQHFAGTSSPLDELQ; from the coding sequence ATGGCAAAGAGCAAGCTACTGGAACAGGTTCGACAGGAAATCAGACTGCGCGGCTATAGCATCAGAACCGAAAAAACTTACATAACCTGGATAAAGCGCTATATATATTTTCATCAACTCTCGCACCCAGCATCCATGGGGACAGATGAGGTGAGAAGTTTTTTATCCTGGCTGGCAAATGAACGACATGTCGCTGTTAATACACAGAAAACAGCATTAAATGCTCTCGCCTTCTTATACCATCAGGTTTTATCTATTCAATTAGGTGACATTGGCTTCACCCATGCAAAGCAACACCGTCGATTACCAACGGTGCTAAGCCGTTCAGAAATCAGTTTAATACTGCAGCAGTTACACCCACCTTACCGGCTAATTTTCTCACTATTGTATGGGAGTGGGTTACGCATTACCGAATGTTTACGGCTTCGCGTTCAGGATATAAATTTTAATGATGCTTCATTGACCGTACGTGATGGCAAGGGCGGCAAAGATCGTAAAACTCTACTGAGTCGAAACCTTAGCGAGCCCCTTAATGACTGTATTAAAACCAGCTTACGCATTCAGGCTTTAGATAACCAACAAGGCTTAGGACCATCGCTTCCACACGCTTTGGGACGAAAATACCCCAATGCTTATCGACAACCGGCATGGATGTTTCTATTTCCTTCTCAATCACTTTGCCCCCACCCAATAACAGGTGAAGTTTGCCGCCACCATCTACACGATTCAACGCCCCGAAAAGCATTAAAAACAGCTGTGAGAAAAGCTGGCATTTTAAATAAACGCATCAGCTGTCATACATTCAGGCATTCATTTGCAACCCATTTACTTCAGTCAGGGCGCGACATCAGAACAGTGCAGGAATTATTGGGCCATAGCGATGTATCAACCACCCAGATATATACTCATGTGTTGGGCCAACATTTTGCAGGAACAAGCAGCCCCTTAGATGAATTGCAATAA
- a CDS encoding LysR substrate-binding domain-containing protein: MKQKAQLASGRLPLRQMHIFAVAARHGSFKKAAEELCVTPQAVSLQVRSLEESLQFELFVRLPAGIQLTAEGGQLLDYVERGVNLIETGIADIRAKQGRRQFNIRVSPWFAVHCLLPGFSEFEARYPQVDFNVRTALRFPDFSREDIDVAIQWGFGQWPFRHKQSLIRDDKCLVCAPELVRRKPLLNPQDLLQQRLLCTELSVYLWQQVLEHFGLDTVVERQAMPLDSQASQIEATLRGLGVALMSEDVAREYVASGDLIQPLGDWTVSQLDPALMPGYWLIASESLDDLHSDTLVADFIRWQQQQLQANALVKHRIATE, encoded by the coding sequence ATGAAACAAAAAGCCCAGTTGGCCTCTGGCCGGTTGCCGCTCAGGCAAATGCATATCTTTGCCGTTGCTGCACGGCACGGCAGTTTTAAGAAAGCAGCAGAAGAGCTGTGTGTGACGCCGCAAGCGGTTAGCCTGCAGGTGCGCTCACTTGAAGAATCGCTTCAGTTTGAATTGTTTGTCCGTTTACCGGCGGGTATTCAACTGACAGCAGAAGGCGGGCAGCTACTGGATTATGTAGAGCGGGGCGTCAATCTGATAGAAACCGGTATTGCAGATATTCGTGCCAAGCAGGGGCGCAGGCAATTTAATATCCGGGTTTCTCCCTGGTTTGCGGTGCATTGTTTGCTGCCGGGTTTCAGCGAGTTTGAAGCTCGCTATCCGCAGGTTGATTTTAATGTTCGGACCGCATTACGTTTCCCGGATTTTTCCCGGGAAGATATCGATGTTGCGATACAGTGGGGCTTTGGTCAGTGGCCTTTTCGACATAAACAATCTCTTATCCGTGATGATAAGTGCTTAGTATGCGCCCCGGAACTGGTCAGACGTAAGCCTTTGCTGAATCCTCAGGATCTGTTGCAGCAGCGTTTATTGTGTACTGAGTTATCGGTATACCTCTGGCAGCAGGTTCTGGAGCATTTTGGTCTTGATACAGTGGTTGAGCGTCAGGCGATGCCACTGGATAGCCAGGCCAGCCAGATAGAAGCAACGCTGCGGGGATTGGGTGTTGCGCTGATGTCTGAAGATGTAGCGCGTGAGTATGTTGCCAGCGGTGATCTGATTCAGCCTTTAGGCGACTGGACCGTGAGTCAGCTTGATCCGGCACTGATGCCGGGTTACTGGTTAATCGCCAGCGAAAGTCTGGATGATTTGCACAGTGACACCTTAGTTGCT
- a CDS encoding endonuclease/exonuclease/phosphatase family protein: MFVLQNNKLAKLQLITALILCSQYSFADSLKLASWNIEWLDTTPEQRQQERSPSDYKTLRAYARQLDADIIAFQEVADTASAAKLFPANEYQLLISSRDNDQKVGYAIRKHLKVTPLPELRSLDLHNIQSLRYGLPVTVTAPDKQNLTLLNVHLKAGCYNNKADKQSKRRKSCQQLNQQISLIKSWAQQQGNTKFAILGDFNRQLKNNADKHWKNLKQADLRTTGNNNASQCYSRRYDKKTNTWKLRNYKQYIDHILLSDAANQTMESGSFFQHVYKKEDVLKDYLSDHCAVSVELKL, translated from the coding sequence ATGTTCGTGTTACAAAACAATAAGCTAGCAAAACTGCAACTCATTACCGCCCTGATTCTGTGCAGTCAGTACAGCTTTGCCGATTCACTGAAGCTCGCCAGCTGGAATATCGAATGGCTAGATACCACCCCGGAACAACGCCAGCAAGAACGTAGCCCCTCAGACTATAAAACCTTACGCGCTTACGCCCGCCAGTTGGATGCCGACATCATCGCTTTTCAGGAAGTAGCCGACACAGCCAGCGCCGCTAAATTATTTCCAGCGAATGAATACCAGCTACTAATATCGTCCAGAGACAATGACCAGAAAGTCGGTTATGCGATACGCAAACACCTTAAAGTAACCCCCCTTCCAGAGCTGAGATCACTAGATCTGCATAACATACAAAGCCTGCGTTACGGCCTGCCAGTTACTGTTACCGCCCCAGACAAGCAAAACCTCACCCTGCTCAACGTTCATTTGAAAGCAGGCTGCTACAACAATAAAGCCGACAAACAAAGCAAGCGCCGTAAAAGCTGCCAACAATTGAATCAGCAGATTAGTCTTATCAAATCCTGGGCTCAGCAACAGGGCAATACAAAGTTTGCAATTCTTGGCGACTTCAACCGCCAGCTAAAAAACAATGCTGACAAGCACTGGAAGAATTTGAAGCAAGCAGACCTGCGTACCACCGGCAACAACAATGCCAGCCAGTGCTATAGCCGCCGCTATGACAAAAAAACAAATACCTGGAAATTACGTAACTACAAGCAATACATCGATCATATATTGCTGAGTGATGCAGCCAATCAAACTATGGAGTCAGGCTCTTTCTTCCAACACGTCTATAAAAAAGAAGACGTGTTAAAGGACTACCTGAGTGATCATTGTGCGGTGTCGGTGGAATTGAAGCTTTAA
- a CDS encoding SRPBCC family protein, which yields MQHVLTELADKPKNFSLAGKFYNDPALYQMDLENIWYKDWIFVGHDFELANTGDYMTLPLGEHNVVIINQGDSLQAFYNRCPVSGYPLCNEESGNQQTLGDSGATIQYQLDGQSLGEEEAQLQAIALNSVQSYMFICLAEEPEDFATFSSVVEPYMAPHSMDNLKIATQSSIIEEGNWKLVFENNRECYHCLSNHPELIITYPEDPAVTGVSPSGEVPEMVSDHWERCEAAGLPSRFKISDKGDFRVARMPLLKDFTSYTMSGADAVAKPLCDESLPNVGALVLFHYPNTWNHFLGDHVISFRTLPLGPQKTLVTTHWMVRADAEEGVDYNPAELLEVWEATNAQDKHLVEENQRGINSPLYAPGPYSVNQEDGVIQFVEWYTNTLQERLS from the coding sequence ATGCAACACGTACTTACTGAGCTTGCCGATAAGCCAAAGAATTTTAGTCTGGCAGGCAAATTTTATAACGACCCTGCGCTTTATCAGATGGACCTGGAAAATATCTGGTACAAAGACTGGATATTTGTCGGCCATGATTTCGAATTAGCCAATACCGGCGATTACATGACGCTCCCACTTGGTGAGCACAATGTCGTCATCATCAACCAGGGTGATTCCCTGCAAGCCTTTTATAACCGTTGTCCGGTTAGTGGTTATCCGCTGTGTAATGAAGAAAGCGGTAATCAGCAAACTTTGGGCGACAGCGGTGCAACTATCCAGTATCAGCTGGATGGTCAGTCACTGGGCGAAGAAGAAGCACAGCTACAGGCTATCGCGTTAAATTCTGTGCAGAGCTATATGTTCATCTGTCTGGCAGAAGAGCCTGAAGACTTCGCAACTTTCAGCAGTGTTGTTGAGCCATATATGGCACCGCACAGCATGGATAATCTGAAGATTGCTACTCAGTCATCCATTATCGAAGAAGGTAACTGGAAGCTGGTATTTGAGAACAACCGCGAATGTTATCACTGCCTGAGTAATCATCCTGAGCTGATCATCACCTATCCGGAAGATCCGGCAGTAACAGGTGTGAGCCCAAGTGGAGAAGTGCCTGAGATGGTGTCTGATCATTGGGAGCGTTGCGAAGCTGCAGGCTTACCGAGCCGTTTCAAAATTTCTGATAAAGGTGACTTCCGCGTTGCCCGCATGCCTCTGCTGAAAGACTTCACCAGCTACACCATGAGCGGTGCTGATGCAGTGGCCAAGCCTCTGTGTGATGAAAGCCTGCCGAATGTTGGTGCGCTGGTGCTGTTCCATTACCCGAATACCTGGAATCATTTCCTGGGCGATCATGTTATTTCTTTCCGGACGCTGCCACTGGGCCCACAAAAGACGTTGGTAACCACGCACTGGATGGTACGTGCCGACGCTGAAGAAGGCGTTGATTACAACCCGGCGGAATTACTTGAAGTATGGGAAGCCACCAATGCGCAGGATAAGCATCTGGTAGAAGAGAATCAGCGGGGTATTAATTCTCCTCTGTATGCACCAGGCCCATATTCTGTCAATCAGGAAGACGGTGTTATCCAGTTTGTTGAATGGTACACCAACACTTTGCAAGAACGTCTGAGCTAA